Proteins from one Deinococcus actinosclerus genomic window:
- a CDS encoding metallophosphoesterase, with amino-acid sequence MRKFLAFGDVHADFDLLWAALRAASCADGAGMPTPPVQAGLFQVILIGDLVHPKNERDYARLTGLPRFDHKNPDHLFLAAREQIRHLEKLKAYQEAAPHAVHIILGNHDDAVLNTSYVLGTSGGMVHVEFDPDHGGLILPDHLAAWMRSFPRELRVGTVQFAHVSPLPAHAHYDDLFYADHSPKRWFRDSPEYVRMAGLDYGVYGHTQIDGGIHLDEDHHLAMIDALHAREYLELLLDPGQDEPVQNVRAVPF; translated from the coding sequence ATGCGTAAATTCCTCGCCTTCGGCGACGTGCACGCCGACTTCGACCTCCTCTGGGCCGCCCTGCGCGCCGCCAGCTGCGCCGACGGTGCGGGGATGCCCACCCCGCCCGTCCAGGCCGGACTGTTCCAGGTCATCCTGATCGGCGACCTCGTCCACCCGAAGAACGAGCGCGATTACGCCCGCCTGACCGGCCTGCCCCGCTTCGACCACAAGAACCCCGACCACCTGTTCCTCGCCGCGCGCGAACAGATCCGCCACCTGGAGAAACTGAAGGCGTACCAGGAAGCCGCGCCGCACGCCGTGCACATCATCCTGGGCAACCACGACGACGCCGTCCTGAACACCAGCTACGTGCTGGGCACCAGCGGCGGCATGGTCCACGTGGAATTCGACCCGGACCACGGCGGCCTGATCCTCCCCGACCACCTCGCCGCGTGGATGCGCAGCTTCCCGCGCGAACTGCGCGTCGGCACCGTGCAGTTCGCGCACGTCTCACCCCTGCCCGCCCACGCGCACTATGACGACCTGTTCTACGCCGACCACAGCCCCAAACGCTGGTTCCGCGACTCGCCCGAGTACGTCCGCATGGCCGGACTCGACTACGGCGTGTACGGCCACACCCAGATCGACGGCGGCATCCACCTCGACGAGGACCACCACCTCGCCATGATCGACGCGCTGCACGCCCGCGAGTACCTCGAACTGCTGCTCGATCCCGGGCAGGACGAACCGGTCCAGAACGTCCGCGCTGTTCCCTTCTGA
- a CDS encoding DUF6508 domain-containing protein has protein sequence MRPQFTPEALRAVAAFLPVMADPAFRFTDGQPPAVVLPDGGVQMRGYAYDPQVARLLRTLDEFGWVHADERFQWPRWAQSPEARALRDDPAVLARATPVQLARLLTVFARQERFSDGARLGFWESGLLLGILRRAAALADTAGRAGAAG, from the coding sequence ATGCGCCCACAGTTCACGCCTGAAGCCCTGCGCGCCGTCGCGGCGTTCCTGCCCGTCATGGCGGACCCGGCGTTCCGCTTCACGGACGGCCAGCCGCCCGCCGTGGTCCTGCCGGACGGCGGCGTGCAGATGCGCGGGTACGCGTACGACCCGCAGGTGGCGCGGCTGCTGCGCACGCTGGACGAGTTCGGGTGGGTGCATGCCGACGAGCGGTTCCAGTGGCCGCGGTGGGCGCAGTCGCCCGAGGCGCGCGCCCTGCGGGACGACCCGGCGGTACTGGCCCGCGCGACCCCGGTTCAGCTGGCGCGGCTGCTGACGGTCTTCGCGCGGCAGGAGCGGTTCAGTGACGGCGCGCGCCTGGGCTTCTGGGAGTCCGGGCTGCTGCTGGGCATCCTGCGCCGCGCGGCGGCACTGGCGGATACAGCGGGACGGGCGGGTGCGGCGGGCTGA
- the queF gene encoding preQ(1) synthase → MTNVTAGADCGPQNPGFDRRYDVQGLDAIDVAVLGTFPHVREDDPVRYPGEPMQIEIVTDEFSPVCPWSGLPDFGRLEIRYLPREACVELKSLKYYLTSYRFVGIYHEHATRRVLADLVNLLKPLSMEIRCDYGMRGGLNTICTVKYVAPDHQPQGA, encoded by the coding sequence ATGACGAACGTGACTGCCGGGGCCGACTGCGGACCCCAGAACCCTGGTTTTGACCGCCGCTACGACGTGCAGGGCCTTGACGCCATCGACGTGGCCGTGCTGGGCACCTTCCCGCACGTGCGCGAGGACGACCCGGTGCGCTATCCGGGCGAGCCGATGCAGATCGAGATCGTGACGGACGAGTTCAGCCCGGTGTGCCCCTGGAGTGGCCTGCCGGACTTCGGCCGCCTGGAGATCCGGTACCTGCCGCGCGAGGCGTGCGTGGAACTCAAGAGCCTGAAGTACTACCTGACCAGCTACCGGTTCGTGGGCATCTACCACGAGCACGCGACGCGGCGGGTACTGGCGGATCTGGTGAACCTGCTCAAGCCCCTGAGCATGGAGATCCGCTGCGATTACGGCATGCGTGGCGGGCTGAACACGATCTGCACCGTGAAGTACGTGGCGCCCGACCATCAGCCCCAGGGGGCGTAA
- a CDS encoding 6-pyruvoyl trahydropterin synthase family protein, with amino-acid sequence MPWKLSSEFTFDSAHVITGYDGPCGRLHGHTYRVRMELSSEKLRPSAHVKRAIMVADFKTLKWAKKDVDAGGLDHAYLNDLPDLGDDTTAEVIAAYLHRRTMDRVRADLPEGDDGADLRLHVTLWETPESSCEYWE; translated from the coding sequence ATGCCGTGGAAACTGAGTTCGGAGTTCACGTTCGATTCGGCGCACGTGATCACCGGCTACGACGGGCCGTGCGGGCGGCTCCACGGGCACACGTACCGCGTGCGCATGGAGCTCAGCAGTGAGAAGCTGCGGCCCAGCGCGCACGTGAAGCGCGCCATCATGGTCGCGGACTTCAAGACCCTCAAATGGGCCAAGAAGGACGTGGACGCGGGCGGCCTGGACCACGCGTACCTGAACGACCTCCCGGACCTGGGCGACGACACGACCGCCGAGGTCATCGCCGCGTACCTCCACCGCAGGACGATGGACCGCGTCCGCGCCGACCTGCCCGAGGGGGACGACGGCGCGGACCTGCGGCTGCACGTGACGCTGTGGGAGACGCCGGAGAGCAGCTGCGAGTACTGGGAGTGA
- a CDS encoding 7-carboxy-7-deazaguanine synthase QueE, with protein MKYPVYERFYTWQGEGVHLGRAAYFIRLYGCPQACPWCDSAGTWHRDYRPDGVTLMDADELAEVVRTESPDGAVVVVTGGEPILFDLAPLTDALHAQGRRVHIETSGIAPLRGALDWVTLSPKPFGQPPLPEVVARADEVKIIVHDPGDIQAGLDTLTGLPEKAVIWLHPEWSKARERDLTVLNAITQAVKDNPRLRAGYQMHKLYRADDLDAHSDKRLIPLGGNVELGY; from the coding sequence ATGAAATACCCGGTGTACGAGCGGTTCTACACCTGGCAGGGCGAGGGGGTGCACCTGGGCCGCGCGGCGTACTTCATCCGCCTGTACGGCTGCCCCCAGGCCTGCCCCTGGTGCGACAGCGCCGGAACCTGGCACCGCGACTACCGCCCGGACGGCGTGACCCTGATGGATGCCGACGAGTTGGCCGAGGTGGTGCGCACCGAGAGTCCGGACGGCGCCGTCGTGGTCGTGACGGGGGGCGAGCCGATCCTGTTCGACCTCGCGCCCCTGACGGACGCCCTGCATGCCCAGGGCCGCCGGGTGCACATCGAAACGAGCGGGATCGCACCGTTGCGGGGGGCGCTGGACTGGGTGACCCTCTCACCTAAACCCTTCGGTCAGCCCCCGCTGCCGGAAGTGGTGGCGCGGGCAGATGAGGTGAAGATCATCGTCCACGACCCGGGCGACATTCAGGCCGGACTGGACACCCTGACCGGCCTGCCGGAGAAGGCGGTGATCTGGTTGCACCCCGAGTGGAGCAAAGCCCGCGAGCGGGACCTGACCGTGCTGAACGCGATCACGCAGGCCGTGAAGGACAACCCGCGCCTGCGGGCCGGGTACCAGATGCACAAGCTGTACCGCGCCGACGACCTCGACGCGCACAGTGACAAACGCCTGATCCCCCTCGGCGGCAACGTGGAACTCGGGTATTGA
- the queC gene encoding 7-cyano-7-deazaguanine synthase QueC: protein MTEGKKRAVVLLSGGLDSSTVLGMATCDGYACTALSFRYGQRHTVELERAAKVAAHFGAAHRVIDINIGSFGGSALTDENIVVPTDGTAEGVIPPTYVPGRNTVFIAVGLSLAEAIDAERVFLGINAVDYSGYPDCRPEYLAAYQTLADLATKAGLEGRGAVLTAPLAELTKADIVREALAVGVPIDVTWSCYQGGEEPCGVCDSCRIRDKALIEAGRPDLATTYAQAQL, encoded by the coding sequence ATGACGGAGGGCAAGAAGCGCGCGGTGGTGCTGCTGTCGGGCGGGCTGGATTCGAGCACGGTGCTGGGCATGGCGACCTGCGACGGGTACGCGTGCACGGCGCTGTCGTTCCGGTACGGGCAGCGGCACACGGTGGAGCTGGAGCGCGCGGCGAAAGTGGCGGCGCATTTCGGGGCCGCGCACCGGGTGATCGACATCAACATCGGGTCGTTCGGGGGGAGTGCGCTGACGGACGAGAACATCGTGGTGCCGACGGACGGCACGGCGGAGGGCGTAATCCCGCCGACGTACGTGCCGGGGCGCAACACGGTCTTTATTGCCGTGGGTCTGAGTCTGGCCGAGGCGATCGACGCGGAGCGGGTGTTCCTGGGTATCAACGCGGTGGATTACAGCGGGTACCCGGACTGCCGCCCGGAGTACCTCGCGGCGTATCAAACGCTGGCCGACCTGGCGACGAAGGCGGGGCTGGAGGGGCGCGGCGCGGTGCTGACGGCGCCGCTGGCGGAGCTGACGAAGGCGGACATCGTGCGTGAGGCGCTCGCGGTGGGCGTGCCGATCGACGTGACGTGGAGCTGCTACCAGGGGGGCGAGGAGCCGTGTGGGGTGTGTGATTCGTGCCGCATCCGGGACAAGGCGCTGATCGAGGCAGGCCGCCCCGACCTCGCCACCACCTACGCCCAGGCCCAGTTGTAA